GATCGACCCGGCTTCGACGGCGGCGATTGCGCCATCGACGTCGGTGTCCAGGGTCACGACATCCAGTTCGATCTCGGGATGCATGCGGTAGAAGTCCTGGACAAGCCCCGCGGTCACGATCCGCCGGTTGACGACATCGACGCGCAGAGCGCGCCGGCCGGGACGGACGGACGCATCAGCCCGCTCTGCCACCCGGAGGAGTTCACGGGCGTGTGGCAGGAATGCCTGGCCGTCGATGGTGAGCCGGGCGCCGCGGGCGGTGCGAGTGAACAGGCGCACGTCCAGGTCTTTCTCCAGTGCGGCGATGCGCTTGGAGACGGCCTGCTGGGTGATCGACAGGTCGGCGGCGGCTTCCTGGAACTGACCCGCTTCCGCGACGGCGACGAAGGTACGTACGGCTTCGAGATCCACGCCGACCCACCTTAGTGAACAACGGATGGTTGTGAGTCGCCGGCAGGGCGGTTGTTTGACCTGCTGCTGTGCTGCTCGCTTAGCTCTCACTGGTCAACTTCAGTCTGTTCGGGTGGGACATCAAGGGGGGCGTGCTGAGCATGGTGGGCAGGAGACGGTTGGGCCGGGAGTTCGGCTGGCTGTGGGCGGCATATGCGGTGAGCGCCTATGGGTCCGGGCTGGGGTTCGGGGCGTTCCCGCTGATCGCCGTGCTGGCGTTGCATGCCGGCCCCGCCGAGGTGTCCGCGCTGTCCGCGGTGGGGCCCGCGGTGGGCGCGCTGATCGCGGTGCCACTCGCGCCGTGGGTGGAGTTCCGGCGCAAACGCCCGGTCATGATCGCGATGGACCTGACCCGGTTTGCGGTCATGGCGACGATCCCGGTCGCCTACGCCTTCGGATGGCTCGGTTTCGTCCAGCTGCTCGTGGTCTCGGCCCTGGTCGCTGCAGCCAAGATCGCCTTCAACGCGGCGAGCGGCGCTTACCTCAAGGCCCTCGTCCGGCCGGACGACCTGCTCGTGGCCAACGCACGGTTCGAGTCCACGAACTGGAGCTCCATCGCGGTCGGGCCACCGCTGGGCGGGGCGGCGATCGGCCTGTTCGGGCCGGTCACCACCGTGGTGGCCGATGCGTTCAGCTACCTCTTCTCCGCGCTGGGCATCACCGCGATCCGCGGCCGAGAAGAAGCGCCGCAACCCACGGACAAAAGCCCGGTCCGGGCGGGCGCACTGCTCGACGGCTGGCGGCACATCATGGGCCATCCCGGTCTGCGGGCGCTCTATCTCAACAACCTGCTCGTCGGCGGTCTGATCATGGCCACCGAGCCGCTGCTGGCCGTACTCCTGCTTCGCCAGCTCGGTTTCCCGCCCTGGCAGTACGGCCTCGCCTACGCCGTCCCCTGCCTCGGCGGGCTCATCGGCTCCCGGCTGGCCCGCCGTGTCGTGGCCCGCTACGGCCGGCACGCGGTCTTCCGGACCGTCGGCACCCTGCGCGCCATCTGGCTGATCGGCCTGGCCTTCGTCCGTCCCGGCATCGTCGGCCTCGTCACCGTGATAGCCATCGAGCTGGCGATCATCATCAACATGAGCCTGTACACCCCGGTGCTCGCCACCTACCGGCTCGAACACACCCCCCGGCATCTCGTCGCCCGCACCCTGTCGGCCTGGTCAATCGGCCAGCAGGCGTCCATCGCCGTCCTCACCGGGCTCGGCGGACTGCTCGCCGACGTCACCAGCCCACGCACCGCTCTCACGGTCGCGGGACTGCTCATCCTGACCACTCCGCTCCTGCTTCCCCGGCACGACCACGTCGCGTCCGAGCCGGAACCGGCCAGTAGCCACTCATGACACACCACAGCTCGCCGCTGCAGCCCGCAGGCCGCAGCCGGCCCGCCGACGCACGTCCGCGTCGACCAGGCACACACCAGCAAGGAGAGCACTTACGTGAGCACTGCCCCCACACTTGACCCCACGCGCACCGCTCTTCTCGTCATGGACTACCAGCCCGCGATCCTGGCCCTTCTGCCCGAAGGGGACGGCAATGCCCTGCTCGGTCGCGTGGAAGGTGCCATCGCCGGCGTTCGCGCGAACGGCGGCACCATCGCCTACGTACGCGTCGGCTTCACCGAGGCCGACTGGGACGCGATCCCGGCCATCAACAAGTCCTTCGCCCCACTGGCCCAGCACCGCGTCATGCACCACGAGGATCCTGCCACCGCCATCCACGAGCGCCTGGACCCACAGGACGGCGACATCATCGTGCGCAAGACTCGCTACGGCGGCATGTCCACCACCGACCTCGACCGGCAGCTGCGCGAGCGCGGCATCACCACTCTGGTCGTCTCCGGCATCAGTACCAGCGGCGTCGTCCTGTCCACCGTCATCGACGCGGCCGACCGCGACTACCAGCTCTACGTCCTGTCCGACGGCGTCGCCGACCCGGACACCGAAGTCCACAACGGCCTGCTCCATCAGGTTTTCCCTTCGCGGGCCCACATCGTCGACACCGCCGAGCTGCACGCCCTGCTCCGGGGTGACTGACTCGAACCAGGAGCCGACCGCACCCACGGCCTCCGCCGGTGTTACGGCACCCGGCACCCTGCGAGCTGGTGACCCGTACAAACGTCATCGTCGTGACAGCCCGGCGGTGACGGCCACCCCCACCGGGGTAA
The genomic region above belongs to Streptomyces sp. CG1 and contains:
- a CDS encoding cysteine hydrolase family protein, with the protein product MSTAPTLDPTRTALLVMDYQPAILALLPEGDGNALLGRVEGAIAGVRANGGTIAYVRVGFTEADWDAIPAINKSFAPLAQHRVMHHEDPATAIHERLDPQDGDIIVRKTRYGGMSTTDLDRQLRERGITTLVVSGISTSGVVLSTVIDAADRDYQLYVLSDGVADPDTEVHNGLLHQVFPSRAHIVDTAELHALLRGD
- a CDS encoding MFS transporter, which translates into the protein MVGRRRLGREFGWLWAAYAVSAYGSGLGFGAFPLIAVLALHAGPAEVSALSAVGPAVGALIAVPLAPWVEFRRKRPVMIAMDLTRFAVMATIPVAYAFGWLGFVQLLVVSALVAAAKIAFNAASGAYLKALVRPDDLLVANARFESTNWSSIAVGPPLGGAAIGLFGPVTTVVADAFSYLFSALGITAIRGREEAPQPTDKSPVRAGALLDGWRHIMGHPGLRALYLNNLLVGGLIMATEPLLAVLLLRQLGFPPWQYGLAYAVPCLGGLIGSRLARRVVARYGRHAVFRTVGTLRAIWLIGLAFVRPGIVGLVTVIAIELAIIINMSLYTPVLATYRLEHTPRHLVARTLSAWSIGQQASIAVLTGLGGLLADVTSPRTALTVAGLLILTTPLLLPRHDHVASEPEPASSHS